From a single Rutidosis leptorrhynchoides isolate AG116_Rl617_1_P2 chromosome 5, CSIRO_AGI_Rlap_v1, whole genome shotgun sequence genomic region:
- the LOC139849183 gene encoding AAA-ATPase At3g50940-like, whose product MDTNMWSLSLSQMPTPSSLLSAYASMSTSIMLFGTMFNQLFPIELQRYVVDAVRLYWKPNKTSEKLTLVFEDNDGMITNHMFDAAESFLCSRINPDSKRLRITKSANEEHINIKFAESEEIVDSFEGISVTWRYVPQESQEQNQGGKGDDSFGRPKKKYIELKFDKEYRDIIISSYLPLIIKKSQDLKNEKKVVKLYDLQTYGEEESVNLDHPSTFDTLAMNPKMKKAIIDDLELFLKRRDFYKKVGKAWKRGYSLYGPPGTGKSSLIAAIANYLKFDIYEVKLMNIGGDSSLKNLMLRTSNRLILVIEDIDCSTPNRKKTPAKRARDPQFSLSGLLNFIDGLWSCCGDERIIIFTTNHKERLDPALLRPGRMDVHIHMSYLTVDGFNILAANYLNIHDHHWRFTEIKELIKCKKVTPAEVAEELMKSDNVEVVLDGLVNFLKRKKVEEDEVIEGIKGEDDDDDDDNHDDHNDHGDDDYDYFNRFDDYNPKNKRKMSL is encoded by the exons ATGGACACGAATATGTGGTCTCTAAGTCTCTCCCAGATGCCAACTCCGTCATCGTTACTGTCGGCATACGCATCGATGTCAACATCAATCATGCTCTTCGGTACAATGTTTAACCAGCTCTTCCCAATAGAACTCCAACGTTACGTTGTTGATGCTGTTCGTCTCTACTGGAAACCTAATAAAACCTCAGAAAAACTAACACTCGTGTTTGAAGATAATGATGGCATGATCACCAACCACATGTTTGATGCCGCTGAGTCCTTTCTTTGTAGCAGAATCAACCCTGATTCCAAACGTCTTAG GATCACGAAATCAGCTAATGAAGAACACATAAATATCAAGTTTGCGGAATCAGAGGAGATAGTAGATTCATTTGAAGGAATTTCAGTTACGTGGAGGTACGTTCCTCAAGAATCACAAGAACAAAACCAAGGAGGAAAGGGTGACGACAGTTTTGGTAGGCCAAAGAAAAAGTACATCGAGCTTAAATTCGATAAAGAGTACAGAGACATTATAATAAGCTCTTACTTGCCATTGATAATTAAAAAATCACAAGATCTCAAGAACGAAAAGAAGGTAGTGAAGCTATATGACTTACAAACTTATGGGGAAGAAGAATCGGTGAATTTGGACCATCCATCGACGTTTGACACATTAGCGATGAATCCGAAGATGAAAAAAGCAATTATTGATGACTTAGAGTTGTTTTTGAAGAGACGTGATTTTTATAAAAAAGTTGGGAAGGCGTGGAAGAGAGGGTATTCATTGTACGGTCCACCTGGAACGGGAAAATCAAGTTTGATCGCTGCTATAGCAAATTACTTGAAGTTTGATATATATGAAGTAAAGTTGATGAATATTGGAGGTGATTCTagtttaaagaatctgatgttaagAACATCGAATCGGTTGATACTTGTGATTGAAGATATTGATTGTAGCACACCTAATCGGAAAAAAACTCCAGCAAAACGCGCTCGTGATCCCCAG TTCTCTTTATCGGGGCTTTTGAACTTCATAGACGGGTTATGGTCGTGTTGTGGGGATGAACGTATCATAATATTTACGACAAACCATAAAGAAAGACTTGATCCAGCATTGCTTCGACCAGGAAGAATGGACGTACACATTCACATGTCATACTTGACCGTTGATGGATTCAATATACTAGCGGCTAACTACCTAAACATTCACGACCACCATTGGCGATTTACGGAAATTAAAGAGTTGATCAAATGTAAGAAGGTCACACCGGCTGAGGTGGCAGAGGAACTCATGAAGTCTGATAATGTGGAGGTTGTGTTAGATGGGCTCGTGAACTTTTTAAAACGTAAGAAGGTGGAAGAAGATGAAGTTATAGAAGGAATCAAAGGagaagatgatgacgatgatgacgataATCATGATGATCACAACGATCAcggcgatgatgattatgattattttAATCGTTTTGATGATTATAATC cgaaaaataaaagaaaaatgtcgctttag